One part of the Anser cygnoides isolate HZ-2024a breed goose chromosome 9, Taihu_goose_T2T_genome, whole genome shotgun sequence genome encodes these proteins:
- the LOC106047686 gene encoding tubulin alpha-3 chain isoform X1 gives MRECISIHVGQAGVQIGNACWELYCLEHGIQPDGQMPSDKTIGGGDDSFNTFFSETGAGKHVPRAVFVDLEPTVVDEVRTGTYRQLFHPEQLITGKEDAANNYARGHYTIGKEIVDLVLDRIRKLADLCTGLQGFLIFHSFGGGTGSGFASLLMERLSVDYGKKSKLEFAIYPAPQVSTAVVEPYNSILTTHTTLEHSDCAFMVDNEAIYDICRRNLDIERPTYTNLNRLIGQIVSSITASLRFDGALNVDLTEFQTNLVPYPRIHFPLVTYAPVISAEKAYHEQLSVAEITNACFEPANQMVKCDPRHGKYMACCMLYRGDVVPKDVNAAIATIKTKRTIQFVDWCPTGFKVGINYQPPTVVPGGDLAKVQRAVCMLSNTTAIAEAWARLDHKFDLMYAKRAFVHWYVGEGMEEGEFSEAREDLAALEKDYEEVGVDSVEAEAEEGDEYLEN, from the exons ATG cgTGAATGCATATCTATCCACGTTGGTCAGGCTGGTGTTCAGATTGGCAATGCGTGCTGGGAATTGTATTGTCTTGAACATGGGATCCAGCCTGATGGTCAAATGCCCAGCGATAAAACTATTGGAGGTGGAGATGATTCATTTAATACTTTCTTCAGTGAGACAGGAGCTGGTAAACATGTTCCCAGAGCAGTGTTTGTGGACCTAGAACCAACTGTAGTTG ATGAAGTACGTACAGGTACATATAGGCAGTTATTTCATCCTGAGCAGCTCATTACTGGGAAAGAAGATGCAGCTAATAATTATGCTAGAGGCCACTATACCATTGGAAAAGAGATTGTTGATCTAGTGCTAGACCGCATTCGCAAACTG GCTGATCTGTGCACAGGACTGCAAGGTTTCCTTATCTTTCACAGTTTTGGAGGAGGCACTGGTTCAGGGTTTGCATCTCTGCTCATGGAAAGGCTCTCTGTTGACTATGGAAAGAAATCTAAACTAGAGTTTGCAATTTATCCAGCGCCTCAGGTTTCCACTGCTGTAGTGGAACCTTACAATTCAATTTTAACTACCCACACAACACTGGAGCATTCGGACTGTGCATTTATGGTAGATAATGAAGCCATTTACGATATATGTCGTCGCAACCTTGACATAGAACGTCCTACTTATACCAATTTAAACCGACTAATTGGGCAAATTGTTTCATCCATCACCGCTTCACTGCGTTTTGATGGAGCCCTCAACGTAGATCTCACTGAATTTCAAACTAACCTTGTTCCATACCCACGAATCCATTTCCCCCTGGTTACATATGCTCCTGTCATCTCTGCTGAAAAAGCGTACCATGAGCAGTTATCTGTGGCTGAAATTACCAATGCTTGTTTTGAACCAGCTAATCAGATGGTAAAATGTGACCCTCGCCATGGCAAATATATGGCCTGCTGTATGTTATATAGAGGTGACGTCGTGCCTAAGGATGTTAATGCAGCTATTGCTACTATCAAGACTAAACGTACCATTCAGTTTGTGGATTGGTGCCCAACTGGATTCAAG GTGGGCATTAACTATCAGCCTCCAACTGTGGTGCCAGGTGGTGACCTTGCAAAGGTGCAGCGGGCTGTGTGTATGCTGAGTAATACAACTGCTATTGCTGAAGCATGGGCTCGCCTTGACCACAAATTTGATCTCATGTATGCGAAACGTGCCTTCGTACATTGGTATGTTGGGGAAGGAATGGAGGAAGGAGAATTTTCTGAAGCCCGTGAAGATTTGGCTGCGCTTGAGAAAGATTATGAAGAAGTTGGGGTAGACTCAGTAGAGGCAGAGGCTGAAGAAGGAGATGAATATTTAGAAAACTGA
- the GYG1 gene encoding glycogenin-1 isoform X5, producing MREVLEKVFHEVILVNILDSGDSAHLALMKRPELGVTLTKLHCWELTQFSKCVFMDADTMVLSNIDELFEREELSAAPDPGWPDCFNSGVFVYRPSIETYNQLLQFATEKGSFDDPIIGRCILGCRFQRPLTPASRPWSCICADQGLLNTFFSSWATTDMNKHLPFIYNLSSSSVYSYLPAFKAFGANTKVVHFLGSTKPWNYTYDSKTKSIKGNMDDPKVVHPEFLNMWWDTYMTNILPLLEQHGIAKEPTTGVNVLSGLVYTLAFSCGFCREAEVTEAVSHMSVSTPSPVLPTISSEERKERWEQGQADYMGMDSFDNIKKKLDSYLQ from the exons ATGAG GGAAGTGctagaaaaagtatttcatgaAGTGATTTTGGTAAACATCCTGGATAGTGGGGATTCAGCACACTTAGCATTAATGAAGAGACCTGAGCTGGGTGTCACGTTAACAAAGCTTCACTGCTGGGAACTGACACAGTTTTCAAAGTGTGTTTTCATGGATGCAGACACAATG GTTTTGTCAAATATCGATGAGCTTTTTGAGAGAGAAGAGCTGTCTGCAGCACCAGATCCAGGCTGGCCTGATTGTTTTAATTCTGGAGTTTTTGTTTACCGACCTTCCATTGAAACATACAATCAGCTGTTACAGTTTGCCACAGAGAAAGGCAGCTTTGATG ATCCCATTATAGGTAGATGCATCTTGGGCTGCAGGTTTCAAAGACCACTGACTCCAGCTTCAAGACCATGGTCATGTATCT GTGCAGACCAGGGGTTATTAAACACCTTCTTCAGCAGCTGGGCAACAACAGACATGAACAAACATCTACCATTTATTTATAACTTGAGCAGCAGTTCTGTGTACTCTTACCTTCCAGCATTTAAAGC gTTTGGTGCAAATACTAAAGTGGTGCATTTCCTGGGAAGCACAAAGCCATGGAACTATACATATGactccaaaacaaaaagcataaaagGCAATATGGATGACCCTAAAGTAGTTCACCCAGAATTCCTCAACATGTGGTGGGATACCTATATGACTAATATTCTACCATTATTAGAGCAGCATGGAATTGCTAAAGAACCTACCACAGGTGTAAACGTG CTATCAGGCTTGGTCTATACTCTGGCTTTCTCTTGTGGCTTCTGTAGAGAG GCAGAGGTTACAGAGGCAGTGTCCCACATGTCAGTATCAACACCATCACCAGTATTACCAACCATATCTTCAGAAGAACGCAAGGAACGGTGGGAACAAGGTCAAGCTGACTACATGGGAATGGATTCCTTTGATAATATCAAGAAGAAACTGGACTCCTACCTTCAGTAG
- the GYG1 gene encoding glycogenin-1 isoform X1, with amino-acid sequence MADQSFVTLATNDSYVKGALVLGSSLQQHRTTRKLTALITPQVSDSMREVLEKVFHEVILVNILDSGDSAHLALMKRPELGVTLTKLHCWELTQFSKCVFMDADTMVLSNIDELFEREELSAAPDPGWPDCFNSGVFVYRPSIETYNQLLQFATEKGSFDDPIIGRCILGCRFQRPLTPASRPWSCICADQGLLNTFFSSWATTDMNKHLPFIYNLSSSSVYSYLPAFKAFGANTKVVHFLGSTKPWNYTYDSKTKSIKGNMDDPKVVHPEFLNMWWDTYMTNILPLLEQHGIAKEPTTGVNVLSGLVYTLAFSCGFCREAEVTEAVSHMSVSTPSPVLPTISSEERKERWEQGQADYMGMDSFDNIKKKLDSYLQ; translated from the exons ATGGCAG ACCAGTCCTTTGTGACTCTAGCCACAAATGATTCCTATGTGAAAGGAGCACTCGTACTTGGTTCATCCTTGCAACAGCACAGAACAACAAGGAAGTTGACTGCACTTATAACTCCTCAGGTCTCAGATTCTATGAG GGAAGTGctagaaaaagtatttcatgaAGTGATTTTGGTAAACATCCTGGATAGTGGGGATTCAGCACACTTAGCATTAATGAAGAGACCTGAGCTGGGTGTCACGTTAACAAAGCTTCACTGCTGGGAACTGACACAGTTTTCAAAGTGTGTTTTCATGGATGCAGACACAATG GTTTTGTCAAATATCGATGAGCTTTTTGAGAGAGAAGAGCTGTCTGCAGCACCAGATCCAGGCTGGCCTGATTGTTTTAATTCTGGAGTTTTTGTTTACCGACCTTCCATTGAAACATACAATCAGCTGTTACAGTTTGCCACAGAGAAAGGCAGCTTTGATG ATCCCATTATAGGTAGATGCATCTTGGGCTGCAGGTTTCAAAGACCACTGACTCCAGCTTCAAGACCATGGTCATGTATCT GTGCAGACCAGGGGTTATTAAACACCTTCTTCAGCAGCTGGGCAACAACAGACATGAACAAACATCTACCATTTATTTATAACTTGAGCAGCAGTTCTGTGTACTCTTACCTTCCAGCATTTAAAGC gTTTGGTGCAAATACTAAAGTGGTGCATTTCCTGGGAAGCACAAAGCCATGGAACTATACATATGactccaaaacaaaaagcataaaagGCAATATGGATGACCCTAAAGTAGTTCACCCAGAATTCCTCAACATGTGGTGGGATACCTATATGACTAATATTCTACCATTATTAGAGCAGCATGGAATTGCTAAAGAACCTACCACAGGTGTAAACGTG CTATCAGGCTTGGTCTATACTCTGGCTTTCTCTTGTGGCTTCTGTAGAGAG GCAGAGGTTACAGAGGCAGTGTCCCACATGTCAGTATCAACACCATCACCAGTATTACCAACCATATCTTCAGAAGAACGCAAGGAACGGTGGGAACAAGGTCAAGCTGACTACATGGGAATGGATTCCTTTGATAATATCAAGAAGAAACTGGACTCCTACCTTCAGTAG
- the GYG1 gene encoding glycogenin-1 isoform X3, which translates to MADQSFVTLATNDSYVKGALVLGSSLQQHRTTRKLTALITPQVSDSMREVLEKVFHEVILVNILDSGDSAHLALMKRPELGVTLTKLHCWELTQFSKCVFMDADTMVLSNIDELFEREELSAAPDPGWPDCFNSGVFVYRPSIETYNQLLQFATEKGSFDGADQGLLNTFFSSWATTDMNKHLPFIYNLSSSSVYSYLPAFKAFGANTKVVHFLGSTKPWNYTYDSKTKSIKGNMDDPKVVHPEFLNMWWDTYMTNILPLLEQHGIAKEPTTGVNVLSGLVYTLAFSCGFCREAEVTEAVSHMSVSTPSPVLPTISSEERKERWEQGQADYMGMDSFDNIKKKLDSYLQ; encoded by the exons ATGGCAG ACCAGTCCTTTGTGACTCTAGCCACAAATGATTCCTATGTGAAAGGAGCACTCGTACTTGGTTCATCCTTGCAACAGCACAGAACAACAAGGAAGTTGACTGCACTTATAACTCCTCAGGTCTCAGATTCTATGAG GGAAGTGctagaaaaagtatttcatgaAGTGATTTTGGTAAACATCCTGGATAGTGGGGATTCAGCACACTTAGCATTAATGAAGAGACCTGAGCTGGGTGTCACGTTAACAAAGCTTCACTGCTGGGAACTGACACAGTTTTCAAAGTGTGTTTTCATGGATGCAGACACAATG GTTTTGTCAAATATCGATGAGCTTTTTGAGAGAGAAGAGCTGTCTGCAGCACCAGATCCAGGCTGGCCTGATTGTTTTAATTCTGGAGTTTTTGTTTACCGACCTTCCATTGAAACATACAATCAGCTGTTACAGTTTGCCACAGAGAAAGGCAGCTTTGATG GTGCAGACCAGGGGTTATTAAACACCTTCTTCAGCAGCTGGGCAACAACAGACATGAACAAACATCTACCATTTATTTATAACTTGAGCAGCAGTTCTGTGTACTCTTACCTTCCAGCATTTAAAGC gTTTGGTGCAAATACTAAAGTGGTGCATTTCCTGGGAAGCACAAAGCCATGGAACTATACATATGactccaaaacaaaaagcataaaagGCAATATGGATGACCCTAAAGTAGTTCACCCAGAATTCCTCAACATGTGGTGGGATACCTATATGACTAATATTCTACCATTATTAGAGCAGCATGGAATTGCTAAAGAACCTACCACAGGTGTAAACGTG CTATCAGGCTTGGTCTATACTCTGGCTTTCTCTTGTGGCTTCTGTAGAGAG GCAGAGGTTACAGAGGCAGTGTCCCACATGTCAGTATCAACACCATCACCAGTATTACCAACCATATCTTCAGAAGAACGCAAGGAACGGTGGGAACAAGGTCAAGCTGACTACATGGGAATGGATTCCTTTGATAATATCAAGAAGAAACTGGACTCCTACCTTCAGTAG
- the GYG1 gene encoding glycogenin-1 isoform X2, with the protein MADQSFVTLATNDSYVKGALVLGSSLQQHRTTRKLTALITPQVSDSMREVLEKVFHEVILVNILDSGDSAHLALMKRPELGVTLTKLHCWELTQFSKCVFMDADTMVLSNIDELFEREELSAAPDPGWPDCFNSGVFVYRPSIETYNQLLQFATEKGSFDDPIIGRCILGCRFQRPLTPASRPWSCICADQGLLNTFFSSWATTDMNKHLPFIYNLSSSSVYSYLPAFKAFGANTKVVHFLGSTKPWNYTYDSKTKSIKGNMDDPKVVHPEFLNMWWDTYMTNILPLLEQHGIAKEPTTGVNVAEVTEAVSHMSVSTPSPVLPTISSEERKERWEQGQADYMGMDSFDNIKKKLDSYLQ; encoded by the exons ATGGCAG ACCAGTCCTTTGTGACTCTAGCCACAAATGATTCCTATGTGAAAGGAGCACTCGTACTTGGTTCATCCTTGCAACAGCACAGAACAACAAGGAAGTTGACTGCACTTATAACTCCTCAGGTCTCAGATTCTATGAG GGAAGTGctagaaaaagtatttcatgaAGTGATTTTGGTAAACATCCTGGATAGTGGGGATTCAGCACACTTAGCATTAATGAAGAGACCTGAGCTGGGTGTCACGTTAACAAAGCTTCACTGCTGGGAACTGACACAGTTTTCAAAGTGTGTTTTCATGGATGCAGACACAATG GTTTTGTCAAATATCGATGAGCTTTTTGAGAGAGAAGAGCTGTCTGCAGCACCAGATCCAGGCTGGCCTGATTGTTTTAATTCTGGAGTTTTTGTTTACCGACCTTCCATTGAAACATACAATCAGCTGTTACAGTTTGCCACAGAGAAAGGCAGCTTTGATG ATCCCATTATAGGTAGATGCATCTTGGGCTGCAGGTTTCAAAGACCACTGACTCCAGCTTCAAGACCATGGTCATGTATCT GTGCAGACCAGGGGTTATTAAACACCTTCTTCAGCAGCTGGGCAACAACAGACATGAACAAACATCTACCATTTATTTATAACTTGAGCAGCAGTTCTGTGTACTCTTACCTTCCAGCATTTAAAGC gTTTGGTGCAAATACTAAAGTGGTGCATTTCCTGGGAAGCACAAAGCCATGGAACTATACATATGactccaaaacaaaaagcataaaagGCAATATGGATGACCCTAAAGTAGTTCACCCAGAATTCCTCAACATGTGGTGGGATACCTATATGACTAATATTCTACCATTATTAGAGCAGCATGGAATTGCTAAAGAACCTACCACAGGTGTAAACGTG GCAGAGGTTACAGAGGCAGTGTCCCACATGTCAGTATCAACACCATCACCAGTATTACCAACCATATCTTCAGAAGAACGCAAGGAACGGTGGGAACAAGGTCAAGCTGACTACATGGGAATGGATTCCTTTGATAATATCAAGAAGAAACTGGACTCCTACCTTCAGTAG
- the GYG1 gene encoding glycogenin-1 isoform X4 — protein sequence MADQSFVTLATNDSYVKGALVLGSSLQQHRTTRKLTALITPQVSDSMREVLEKVFHEVILVNILDSGDSAHLALMKRPELGVTLTKLHCWELTQFSKCVFMDADTMVLSNIDELFEREELSAAPDPGWPDCFNSGVFVYRPSIETYNQLLQFATEKGSFDGADQGLLNTFFSSWATTDMNKHLPFIYNLSSSSVYSYLPAFKAFGANTKVVHFLGSTKPWNYTYDSKTKSIKGNMDDPKVVHPEFLNMWWDTYMTNILPLLEQHGIAKEPTTGVNVAEVTEAVSHMSVSTPSPVLPTISSEERKERWEQGQADYMGMDSFDNIKKKLDSYLQ from the exons ATGGCAG ACCAGTCCTTTGTGACTCTAGCCACAAATGATTCCTATGTGAAAGGAGCACTCGTACTTGGTTCATCCTTGCAACAGCACAGAACAACAAGGAAGTTGACTGCACTTATAACTCCTCAGGTCTCAGATTCTATGAG GGAAGTGctagaaaaagtatttcatgaAGTGATTTTGGTAAACATCCTGGATAGTGGGGATTCAGCACACTTAGCATTAATGAAGAGACCTGAGCTGGGTGTCACGTTAACAAAGCTTCACTGCTGGGAACTGACACAGTTTTCAAAGTGTGTTTTCATGGATGCAGACACAATG GTTTTGTCAAATATCGATGAGCTTTTTGAGAGAGAAGAGCTGTCTGCAGCACCAGATCCAGGCTGGCCTGATTGTTTTAATTCTGGAGTTTTTGTTTACCGACCTTCCATTGAAACATACAATCAGCTGTTACAGTTTGCCACAGAGAAAGGCAGCTTTGATG GTGCAGACCAGGGGTTATTAAACACCTTCTTCAGCAGCTGGGCAACAACAGACATGAACAAACATCTACCATTTATTTATAACTTGAGCAGCAGTTCTGTGTACTCTTACCTTCCAGCATTTAAAGC gTTTGGTGCAAATACTAAAGTGGTGCATTTCCTGGGAAGCACAAAGCCATGGAACTATACATATGactccaaaacaaaaagcataaaagGCAATATGGATGACCCTAAAGTAGTTCACCCAGAATTCCTCAACATGTGGTGGGATACCTATATGACTAATATTCTACCATTATTAGAGCAGCATGGAATTGCTAAAGAACCTACCACAGGTGTAAACGTG GCAGAGGTTACAGAGGCAGTGTCCCACATGTCAGTATCAACACCATCACCAGTATTACCAACCATATCTTCAGAAGAACGCAAGGAACGGTGGGAACAAGGTCAAGCTGACTACATGGGAATGGATTCCTTTGATAATATCAAGAAGAAACTGGACTCCTACCTTCAGTAG
- the GYG1 gene encoding glycogenin-1 isoform X6: protein MADQSFVTLATNDSYVKGALVLGSSLQQHRTTRKLTALITPQVSDSMREVLEKVFHEVILVNILDSGDSAHLALMKRPELGVTLTKLHCWELTQFSKCVFMDADTMVLSNIDELFEREELSAAPDPGWPDCFNSGVFVYRPSIETYNQLLQFATEKGSFDDPIIGRCILGCRFQRPLTPASRPWSCICADQGLLNTFFSSWATTDMNKHLPFIYNLSSSSVYSYLPAFKAFGANTKVVHFLGSTKPWNYTYDSKTKSIKGNMDDPKVVHPEFLNMWWDTYMTNILPLLEQHGIAKEPTTGVNVESCMIPAYRQCLLLCMRTSI from the exons ATGGCAG ACCAGTCCTTTGTGACTCTAGCCACAAATGATTCCTATGTGAAAGGAGCACTCGTACTTGGTTCATCCTTGCAACAGCACAGAACAACAAGGAAGTTGACTGCACTTATAACTCCTCAGGTCTCAGATTCTATGAG GGAAGTGctagaaaaagtatttcatgaAGTGATTTTGGTAAACATCCTGGATAGTGGGGATTCAGCACACTTAGCATTAATGAAGAGACCTGAGCTGGGTGTCACGTTAACAAAGCTTCACTGCTGGGAACTGACACAGTTTTCAAAGTGTGTTTTCATGGATGCAGACACAATG GTTTTGTCAAATATCGATGAGCTTTTTGAGAGAGAAGAGCTGTCTGCAGCACCAGATCCAGGCTGGCCTGATTGTTTTAATTCTGGAGTTTTTGTTTACCGACCTTCCATTGAAACATACAATCAGCTGTTACAGTTTGCCACAGAGAAAGGCAGCTTTGATG ATCCCATTATAGGTAGATGCATCTTGGGCTGCAGGTTTCAAAGACCACTGACTCCAGCTTCAAGACCATGGTCATGTATCT GTGCAGACCAGGGGTTATTAAACACCTTCTTCAGCAGCTGGGCAACAACAGACATGAACAAACATCTACCATTTATTTATAACTTGAGCAGCAGTTCTGTGTACTCTTACCTTCCAGCATTTAAAGC gTTTGGTGCAAATACTAAAGTGGTGCATTTCCTGGGAAGCACAAAGCCATGGAACTATACATATGactccaaaacaaaaagcataaaagGCAATATGGATGACCCTAAAGTAGTTCACCCAGAATTCCTCAACATGTGGTGGGATACCTATATGACTAATATTCTACCATTATTAGAGCAGCATGGAATTGCTAAAGAACCTACCACAGGTGTAAACGTG GAAAGCTGCATGATCCCTGCTTACCGGCAATGCTTGTTGCTGTGCATGAGAACATCCATTTAG